A genome region from Brassica oleracea var. oleracea cultivar TO1000 chromosome C2, BOL, whole genome shotgun sequence includes the following:
- the LOC106325433 gene encoding TMV resistance protein N-like isoform X2 — protein MNRILRKLSCVKTKVKTSLRLFESRSSLSSSSSASFTPKRFDVFLSFRGADTRRKFVSFLYKDLEAKEIRTFKDDKELESGRPIPPELVQAIKGSKIAIVVVSATYPASYWCLEELVKILKYEKKGLLKVLPVFYEVDPSHLRWQIGEVAKQFKKHEKRQSKERVKSWRDALAYLANLSGECSKKWDDDSKLVDGITEKISKMLFSTTPTNGNNLIGIDQHMDELYPLLDLHSNQGVRVIGIWGRGSIGRSVLAKHVYENISHNFEAHCHLEDVRRVSRHCRRSHLQEELLSKMQGEGLGAKTRCLNAIKARLRNKKILLVANDVDKIKQLDALAEEFSWFGPGSRIIITTQDRQLLSSSGVTSVYEVELLRCYEVRQLFRSVAFKQRSDPEPFRNISDAFESVLCRGTNIAMEWLGCLHVRSG, from the exons ATGAATAGAATCTTGAGAAAACTATCGTGCGTTAAGACAAAAGTTAAAACTTCACTGCGACTATTCGAATCCAGGTCATCACTGTCTTCTTCCTCTTCTGCCTCTTTCACTCCTAAGAGGTTCGACGTCTTTCTAAGCTTCAGAGGCGCAGATACTCGCAGGAAGTTCGTTAGCTTTCTGTACAAGGATCTAGAGGCTAAAGAGATTCGAACGTTCAAAGACGACAAGGAACTGGAGAGTGGCCGTCCGATTCCACCGGAGCTTGTCCAAGCCATCAAAGGATCAAAAATCGCCATCGTGGTGGTCTCTGCGACTTACCCTGCTTCCTACTGGTGTCTAGAGGAGCTCGTGAAGATTCTGAAGTACGAGAAAAAGGGTTTGCTCAAAGTGCTGCCTGTTTTCTACGAGGTTGATCCTTCTCACCTGAGGTGGCAGATCGGAGAAGTAGCGAAACAGTTCAAGAAACACGAGAAGAGACAAAGCAAAGAGAGGGTCAAGTCTTGGAGGGATGCGTTGGCTTATTTGGCTAATCTTTCCGGCGAATGTTCCAAAAAATG GGATGATGACTCAAAGCTTGTCGATGGAATCACGGAGAAGATATCAAAGATGTTGTTCTCAACAACACCTACCAACGGTAACAACCTAATTGGTATCGACCAACACATGGACGAGTTGTATCCATTACTGGATCTACACTCAAACCAAGGTGTTAGAGTGATTGGTATATGGGGAAGAGGAAGCATCGGAAGATCAGTACTAGCTAAGCACGTCTACGAAAACATCTCACATAACTTCGAAGCTCATTGTCACCTCGAAGACGTGAGGAGGGTTTCACGACACTGCCGCAGATCTCATCTACAAGAAGAGCTTCTTTCCAAGATGCAAGGAGAAGGCCTGGGCGCAAAGACAAGGTGTCTTAACGCAATCAAAGCAAGGCTCAGGAACAAGAAGATTCTGCTTGTGGCTAACGACGTAGACAAGATCAAACAGTTAGATGCGCTTGCGGAGGAGTTTAGCTGGTTTGGTCCAGGGAGCAGAATCATCATAACCACACAAGATAGACAACTTCTTAGTTCATCTGGTGTGACGAGTGTCTATGAAGTTGAGCTCTTGAGATGCTACGAAGTTCGTCAGCTATTCAGGTCAGTAGCATTCAAGCAGAGAAGTGATCCTGAA CCTTTCAGGAATATTTCTGATGCGTTCGAGTCGGTGTTATGTAGGGGAACAAATATTGCCATGGAATGGTTAGGTTGTCTACATGTTAGATCTGGTTAG
- the LOC106325433 gene encoding putative disease resistance protein At4g11170 isoform X1 translates to MNRILRKLSCVKTKVKTSLRLFESRSSLSSSSSASFTPKRFDVFLSFRGADTRRKFVSFLYKDLEAKEIRTFKDDKELESGRPIPPELVQAIKGSKIAIVVVSATYPASYWCLEELVKILKYEKKGLLKVLPVFYEVDPSHLRWQIGEVAKQFKKHEKRQSKERVKSWRDALAYLANLSGECSKKWDDDSKLVDGITEKISKMLFSTTPTNGNNLIGIDQHMDELYPLLDLHSNQGVRVIGIWGRGSIGRSVLAKHVYENISHNFEAHCHLEDVRRVSRHCRRSHLQEELLSKMQGEGLGAKTRCLNAIKARLRNKKILLVANDVDKIKQLDALAEEFSWFGPGSRIIITTQDRQLLSSSGVTSVYEVELLRCYEVRQLFRSVAFKQRSDPEVRQLFRSLAFKQRDEHVGLEEPTYRPMDLPGINFIFTLKYLLALLCDRGQLRERLEAMIYSL, encoded by the exons ATGAATAGAATCTTGAGAAAACTATCGTGCGTTAAGACAAAAGTTAAAACTTCACTGCGACTATTCGAATCCAGGTCATCACTGTCTTCTTCCTCTTCTGCCTCTTTCACTCCTAAGAGGTTCGACGTCTTTCTAAGCTTCAGAGGCGCAGATACTCGCAGGAAGTTCGTTAGCTTTCTGTACAAGGATCTAGAGGCTAAAGAGATTCGAACGTTCAAAGACGACAAGGAACTGGAGAGTGGCCGTCCGATTCCACCGGAGCTTGTCCAAGCCATCAAAGGATCAAAAATCGCCATCGTGGTGGTCTCTGCGACTTACCCTGCTTCCTACTGGTGTCTAGAGGAGCTCGTGAAGATTCTGAAGTACGAGAAAAAGGGTTTGCTCAAAGTGCTGCCTGTTTTCTACGAGGTTGATCCTTCTCACCTGAGGTGGCAGATCGGAGAAGTAGCGAAACAGTTCAAGAAACACGAGAAGAGACAAAGCAAAGAGAGGGTCAAGTCTTGGAGGGATGCGTTGGCTTATTTGGCTAATCTTTCCGGCGAATGTTCCAAAAAATG GGATGATGACTCAAAGCTTGTCGATGGAATCACGGAGAAGATATCAAAGATGTTGTTCTCAACAACACCTACCAACGGTAACAACCTAATTGGTATCGACCAACACATGGACGAGTTGTATCCATTACTGGATCTACACTCAAACCAAGGTGTTAGAGTGATTGGTATATGGGGAAGAGGAAGCATCGGAAGATCAGTACTAGCTAAGCACGTCTACGAAAACATCTCACATAACTTCGAAGCTCATTGTCACCTCGAAGACGTGAGGAGGGTTTCACGACACTGCCGCAGATCTCATCTACAAGAAGAGCTTCTTTCCAAGATGCAAGGAGAAGGCCTGGGCGCAAAGACAAGGTGTCTTAACGCAATCAAAGCAAGGCTCAGGAACAAGAAGATTCTGCTTGTGGCTAACGACGTAGACAAGATCAAACAGTTAGATGCGCTTGCGGAGGAGTTTAGCTGGTTTGGTCCAGGGAGCAGAATCATCATAACCACACAAGATAGACAACTTCTTAGTTCATCTGGTGTGACGAGTGTCTATGAAGTTGAGCTCTTGAGATGCTACGAAGTTCGTCAGCTATTCAGGTCAGTAGCATTCAAGCAGAGAAGTGATCCTGAAGTTCGTCAGCTCTTTAGGTCATTAGCATTCAAGCAGAGAGATGAACATGTTGGTTTGGAAGAGCCTACATATAGACCCATGGATCTTCCCGGTATTAACTTTATTTTTACCCTGAAATATTTATTGGCTTTGTTGTGTGATAGAGGCCAGCTTAGGGAAAGACTAGAAGCAATGATATATAGTCTTTAG
- the LOC106322500 gene encoding protein HOTHEAD-like isoform X1, with amino-acid sequence MALKLVLLALFLCLPASLSSTASKDKEHKLKYNPYRYTFIDKASTFSASSSSSFSSTGQDSTYDYIVIGGGTAGCPLAATLSRNFSVLVLERGGVPFTNANVSFLRNFHIGLADTSASSASQAFVSTDGVYNARARVLGGGSCINAGFYSRADAAFVKRAGWDAKLVNESYPWVEREIVHQPKLTLWQKALRDSLLEVGVRPFNGFTYDHVSGTKVGGTIFDRFGRRHTAAELLAYANPQKLRVLIYATVQKIVFDTSGTRPRVTGVIFKDEKGNQHQALLSNRKGSEVILSSGAIGSPQMLMLSGIGPKRELERLKIPLVLENEHVGKGMADNPMNTILVPSKQPIEQSLIQTVGITKMGVYVEASTGFGQSPESIHTHYGVMSDKQNELFSTRPAKHRRPEATQAYTTRNKYQLQEAFNGSFILEKLAYPISRGHLSLLNTNVDDNPSVTFNYFKHPVDLQRCVEAIRLVSKVVTSKRFLNYTQCDKQSVHKMLSLSVKANINLRPKQVNDTKSMAQFCKDTVVTIWHYHGGCLVGKVVNPNRKVLGVNRLRVIDGSTFDESPGTNPQATVMMMGRYMGVKILWERLGNKAGV; translated from the exons ATGGCTCTCAAGCTCGTTCTCCTTGCTCTTTTCCTCTGTCTCCCAGCTTCTCTTTCTTCCACTGCTTCTAAAG ATAAAGAGCATAAGTTGAAGTATAATCCTTATCGATACACGTTCATCGATAAAGCCAGCACATTCTCAGCATCTTCATCGTCTTCTTTTTCATCAACTGGTCAAGATTCCACCTACGACTACATAGTAATCGGAGGTGGAACCGCAGGCTGTCCACTCGCCGCAACGCTGTCGCGGAATTTTAGCGTTCTTGTTTTAGAGAGAGGTGGCGTTCCGTTTACAAACGCAAACGTCTCTTTCCTCAGGAACTTCCACATTGGTCTTGCTGACACGTCAGCTTCCTCCGCGTCACAGGCGTTTGTTTCCACTGACGGTGTTTATAACGCTCGTGCCAGAGTTCTTGGCGGCGGTTCTTGTATTAACGCCGGTTTCTACTCGAGAGCCGATGCTGC GTTTGTGAAGCGAGCAGGATGGGATGCGAAGCTAGTGAATGAGTCGTATCCATGGGTGGAGCGAGAGATCGTTCATCAGCCGAAGTTGACGTTATGGCAGAAGGCTCTGAGAGACAGTCTTCTAGAGGTTGGAGTCAGACCTTTCAATGGCTTCACTTACGACCACGTCTCCGGAACAAAAGTCGGTGGCACAATCTTCGATAGGTTCGGCCGTCGTCACACTGCGGCGGAGCTTCTCGCTTACGCTAACCCTCAGAAGCTCAGAGTCTTGATCTACGCCACCGTGCAAAAGATAGTCTTTGACACATCTG GAACAAGGCCTAGAGTAACAGGAGTTATATTCAAAGACGAGAAGGGTAATCAACACCAGGCTCTACTCTCGAACAGAAAGGGAAGTGAAGTGATCTTGTCCAGTGGAGCTATTGGCTCACCACAGATGCTGATGTTAAGTGGGATTGGACCTAAGAGAGAGCTTGAGAGGCTGAAGATTCCTTTGGTTCTGGAGAATGAGCATGTGGGGAAAGGAATGGCTGATAATCCGATGAACACCATCTTGGTGCCTTCAAAGCAGCCTATAGAGCAGTCACTTATCCAGACTGTTGGAATCACAAAGATGGGTGTGTATGTTGAAGCCAGCACTGGATTTGGACAGTCTCCTGAGAGCATTCATACTCACTATGGAGTTATGTCGGACAAG CAGAATGAATTGTTTTCGACCAGACCTGCAAAGCACAGAAGACCAGAAGCAACACAAGCTTACACCACAAGAAACAAATACCAACTTCAAGAAGCATTCAATGGTAGTTTCATTTTGGAGAAACTAGCTTACCCAATCTCTAGAGGGCATTTGAGTTTACTCAACACAAATGTAGATGACAACCCATCAGTTACCTTCAACTACTTCAAACACCCAGTGGATCTCCAACGCTGCGTTGAAGCCATCCGTCTGGTTTCAAAAGTAGTGACGTCTAAGCGGTTCCTAAACTACACGCAGTGCGACAAGCAAAGCGTCCACAAGATGCTTAGCTTGAGTGTCAAGGCAAACATCAATCTAAGACCAAAGCAAGTGAACGATACCAAATCAATGGCTCAGTTCTGTAAAGACACCGTTGTCACAATCTGGCACTATCATGGTGGTTGTCTTGTGGGTAAAGTCGTGAACCCTAACCGCAAAGTTCTCGGTGTCAACAGGCTAAGAGTTATTGATGGTTCCACATTTGACGAGTCTCCAGGAACCAACCCGCAAGCCACAGTTATGATGATGGGAAG ATACATGGGAGTCAAGATCCTTTGGGAGAGACTTGGAAACAAGGCAGGTGTTTAG
- the LOC106322500 gene encoding protein HOTHEAD-like isoform X2 — protein MALKLVLLALFLCLPASLSSTASKDKEHKLKYNPYRYTFIDKASTFSASSSSSFSSTGQDSTYDYIVIGGGTAGCPLAATLSRNFSVLVLERGGVPFTNANVSFLRNFHIGLADTSASSASQAFVSTDGVYNARARVLGGGSCINAGFYSRADAAFVKRAGWDAKLVNESYPWVEREIVHQPKLTLWQKALRDSLLEVGVRPFNGFTYDHVSGTKVGGTIFDRFGRRHTAAELLAYANPQKLRVLIYATVQKIVFDTSGTRPRVTGVIFKDEKGNQHQALLSNRKGSEVILSSGAIGSPQMLMLSGIGPKRELERLKIPLVLENEHVGKGMADNPMNTILVPSKQPIEQSLIQTVGITKMGVYVEASTGFGQSPESIHTHYGVMSDKNELFSTRPAKHRRPEATQAYTTRNKYQLQEAFNGSFILEKLAYPISRGHLSLLNTNVDDNPSVTFNYFKHPVDLQRCVEAIRLVSKVVTSKRFLNYTQCDKQSVHKMLSLSVKANINLRPKQVNDTKSMAQFCKDTVVTIWHYHGGCLVGKVVNPNRKVLGVNRLRVIDGSTFDESPGTNPQATVMMMGRYMGVKILWERLGNKAGV, from the exons ATGGCTCTCAAGCTCGTTCTCCTTGCTCTTTTCCTCTGTCTCCCAGCTTCTCTTTCTTCCACTGCTTCTAAAG ATAAAGAGCATAAGTTGAAGTATAATCCTTATCGATACACGTTCATCGATAAAGCCAGCACATTCTCAGCATCTTCATCGTCTTCTTTTTCATCAACTGGTCAAGATTCCACCTACGACTACATAGTAATCGGAGGTGGAACCGCAGGCTGTCCACTCGCCGCAACGCTGTCGCGGAATTTTAGCGTTCTTGTTTTAGAGAGAGGTGGCGTTCCGTTTACAAACGCAAACGTCTCTTTCCTCAGGAACTTCCACATTGGTCTTGCTGACACGTCAGCTTCCTCCGCGTCACAGGCGTTTGTTTCCACTGACGGTGTTTATAACGCTCGTGCCAGAGTTCTTGGCGGCGGTTCTTGTATTAACGCCGGTTTCTACTCGAGAGCCGATGCTGC GTTTGTGAAGCGAGCAGGATGGGATGCGAAGCTAGTGAATGAGTCGTATCCATGGGTGGAGCGAGAGATCGTTCATCAGCCGAAGTTGACGTTATGGCAGAAGGCTCTGAGAGACAGTCTTCTAGAGGTTGGAGTCAGACCTTTCAATGGCTTCACTTACGACCACGTCTCCGGAACAAAAGTCGGTGGCACAATCTTCGATAGGTTCGGCCGTCGTCACACTGCGGCGGAGCTTCTCGCTTACGCTAACCCTCAGAAGCTCAGAGTCTTGATCTACGCCACCGTGCAAAAGATAGTCTTTGACACATCTG GAACAAGGCCTAGAGTAACAGGAGTTATATTCAAAGACGAGAAGGGTAATCAACACCAGGCTCTACTCTCGAACAGAAAGGGAAGTGAAGTGATCTTGTCCAGTGGAGCTATTGGCTCACCACAGATGCTGATGTTAAGTGGGATTGGACCTAAGAGAGAGCTTGAGAGGCTGAAGATTCCTTTGGTTCTGGAGAATGAGCATGTGGGGAAAGGAATGGCTGATAATCCGATGAACACCATCTTGGTGCCTTCAAAGCAGCCTATAGAGCAGTCACTTATCCAGACTGTTGGAATCACAAAGATGGGTGTGTATGTTGAAGCCAGCACTGGATTTGGACAGTCTCCTGAGAGCATTCATACTCACTATGGAGTTATGTCGGACAAG AATGAATTGTTTTCGACCAGACCTGCAAAGCACAGAAGACCAGAAGCAACACAAGCTTACACCACAAGAAACAAATACCAACTTCAAGAAGCATTCAATGGTAGTTTCATTTTGGAGAAACTAGCTTACCCAATCTCTAGAGGGCATTTGAGTTTACTCAACACAAATGTAGATGACAACCCATCAGTTACCTTCAACTACTTCAAACACCCAGTGGATCTCCAACGCTGCGTTGAAGCCATCCGTCTGGTTTCAAAAGTAGTGACGTCTAAGCGGTTCCTAAACTACACGCAGTGCGACAAGCAAAGCGTCCACAAGATGCTTAGCTTGAGTGTCAAGGCAAACATCAATCTAAGACCAAAGCAAGTGAACGATACCAAATCAATGGCTCAGTTCTGTAAAGACACCGTTGTCACAATCTGGCACTATCATGGTGGTTGTCTTGTGGGTAAAGTCGTGAACCCTAACCGCAAAGTTCTCGGTGTCAACAGGCTAAGAGTTATTGATGGTTCCACATTTGACGAGTCTCCAGGAACCAACCCGCAAGCCACAGTTATGATGATGGGAAG ATACATGGGAGTCAAGATCCTTTGGGAGAGACTTGGAAACAAGGCAGGTGTTTAG
- the LOC106326456 gene encoding LOB domain-containing protein 7, giving the protein MSLSKFHGGSSSSSTTACAACKYQRKKCTEHCILARYFPQEKQNQFLNAHKLFGVSNITKFIKGVEECQRDIAMNNLIFHANARARDPVWGVCKIMLDLKHQIACTQAELNLVHHQNLAMCQTIALQQQFGCYSYGDLLEQGDEYLNIDGHVHQK; this is encoded by the coding sequence ATGTCCTTAAGCAAATTCCACGGTGGCTCCTCCTCCTCCTCTACCACGGCTTGCGCTGCTTGTAAATACCAGAGGAAAAAGTGCACCGAACACTGTATTCTCGCTCGTTACTTCCCACAAGAAAAACAAAATCAGTTTCTAAACGCCCATAAACTGTTTGGAGTAAGCAACATCACAAAGTTCATCAAAGGAGTTGAAGAATGTCAACGGGACATAGCTATGAATAATCTTATCTTCCATGCTAATGCTCGTGCTCGAGATCCAGTTTGGGGAGTTTGCAAGATCATGCTTGATCTGAAGCACCAGATTGCTTGTACTCAGGCTGAACTTAACTTAGTTCATCATCAGAATCTTGCCATGTGTCAAACTATAGCTCTCCAGCAGCAATTTGGTTGCTATTCGTACGGAGATTTATTAGAACAAGGAGACGAATACCTTAATATTGATGGTCATGTTCATCAGAAATAG